In one Candidatus Binatia bacterium genomic region, the following are encoded:
- a CDS encoding metallophosphoesterase has translation MRWFLKDSVLRGWLWILGLLPGVGLLFWSSYPLSRRLGLILMGLVAFGGFAWARLRLDRTLQGQSNWNLPGQIYRLLSCPLDLFMVVQLVAARGAAEGHWMGGPGFMWVGPVWYSAHAIVFFGYLFGGTGRRLWGLLRRSSRGSVPAVSPERRRFLEGSVVAAAGIPFAISLSGVGTSYDFQVEEREIYLPNWPRSLDGLRVAHLSDIHVGGAMDAIRLQRVADLTNQAKPDIVMHTGDFLTHRDGDFDAPLYPALAKIQAPLGQWACRGNHDFDDPIGFPRKLGEAGVNLLRDEQATLKFAGEEVRVGGLDYVGRDRDRAQAYAANTRGMGPHDGEPRILLLHDPSQWLHVPTGASNLVLSGHTHGGHIGIPWGQGALWTVVGAAGFPDQGVFMRDDETRLYVTRCVGFYGYPLRLGIPPEIAMLNLRSA, from the coding sequence ATGCGCTGGTTTTTGAAAGATAGTGTCCTTCGCGGGTGGTTGTGGATTCTCGGTCTCTTGCCCGGCGTGGGACTTCTCTTTTGGTCTTCCTACCCGCTATCGCGGCGGCTGGGTCTGATTCTCATGGGCCTAGTGGCATTTGGCGGCTTCGCCTGGGCGAGACTCCGCCTCGATCGGACCTTGCAAGGTCAGTCGAATTGGAACCTGCCGGGCCAGATCTACCGATTGCTGAGTTGCCCGTTGGATTTATTCATGGTGGTGCAACTTGTCGCGGCACGAGGGGCAGCGGAAGGACATTGGATGGGGGGCCCGGGTTTTATGTGGGTGGGTCCGGTTTGGTATAGCGCCCATGCGATTGTCTTTTTTGGCTATTTGTTCGGCGGTACGGGCCGCCGTTTGTGGGGACTGCTGCGGCGAAGTAGTCGCGGTTCGGTCCCGGCGGTGTCGCCGGAGCGGCGGAGATTTCTCGAAGGATCGGTTGTGGCCGCAGCAGGTATTCCTTTCGCGATCTCGCTCTCGGGAGTGGGGACATCCTATGATTTCCAGGTCGAGGAGCGCGAGATCTATTTGCCGAACTGGCCACGCTCTCTGGACGGTCTCCGCGTTGCTCATTTATCCGATATTCATGTCGGTGGAGCGATGGACGCCATCCGATTGCAACGAGTGGCTGACCTGACCAACCAGGCAAAGCCCGATATCGTCATGCACACCGGAGATTTTCTGACCCATCGTGACGGGGACTTTGATGCGCCGCTCTATCCGGCGCTTGCGAAGATTCAGGCACCTCTGGGCCAATGGGCCTGCCGGGGGAACCACGATTTTGACGACCCGATCGGATTTCCCCGCAAGCTGGGCGAAGCCGGAGTGAATCTCCTGCGGGATGAACAGGCGACCCTGAAATTTGCCGGGGAAGAAGTCCGCGTCGGCGGTCTGGATTATGTGGGGCGCGACCGAGATCGGGCACAGGCCTACGCTGCGAATACCCGCGGGATGGGACCCCATGATGGTGAACCCCGGATCCTGCTGCTCCATGATCCGAGTCAGTGGTTGCACGTGCCGACGGGTGCCTCGAATCTCGTGCTTTCCGGGCACACGCATGGAGGGCATATCGGAATTCCCTGGGGTCAGGGTGCGCTCTGGACAGTGGTGGGCGCTGCGGGCTTTCCCGATCAGGGCGTCTTTATGCGCGACGACGAGACGCGCCTCTATGTCACCCGTTGTGTGGGTTTCTATGGGTACCCGCTGCGTCTCGGGATCCCCCCCGAGATTGCCATGCTGAATCTTCGCTCGGCCTGA
- the rimO gene encoding 30S ribosomal protein S12 methylthiotransferase RimO, which yields MPRKVHFVSLGCAKNRVDTEVMLGVTDQRGLAITADPLEAEVIVVNTCGFIGPAKEESVNTILEMARYKAEGACEKLVVAGCLTQRYADEVGAEIPEIDHLLGSSDMLKLGPILDQDAERMQVGNPADYTMRAEDPRILTQMGHSAYLKIAEGCNRSCSFCAIPGFRGKQRSRPIADLVREATALVDAGVREICLISQDTIAYGRDREERPNLAGLAEALADIPDLEWLRLHYLYPEKLDPDLLSLMDQHPTVLPYVDMPFQHASNDMLRSMRRGHGGQRLRDTVDRLRQSVPELVLRTTFLVGHPGETDADFRELCDFLDYASPDHLGVFAYSHEEGTPAGDRDDLVPEEVVEERQRELLTRQREFNAARLRQKVGSEIEVLVDGLSEETDLLLEGRWWGQAPDVDGKITLANGAAQPGDFRRAIVTAASEYDLIADLLDEDGQRDTPADTSADDYA from the coding sequence ATGCCACGGAAGGTTCATTTTGTGTCGCTGGGCTGCGCGAAAAATCGCGTCGACACGGAAGTCATGCTTGGCGTGACTGATCAGCGCGGGCTCGCGATCACGGCCGACCCCCTCGAAGCGGAGGTCATCGTCGTGAATACCTGCGGTTTTATCGGCCCCGCGAAGGAAGAATCCGTCAACACCATTCTCGAGATGGCTCGCTACAAGGCCGAGGGCGCCTGCGAAAAACTCGTCGTCGCCGGCTGCCTGACGCAGCGTTACGCCGACGAGGTCGGCGCCGAGATTCCCGAAATTGACCATCTTCTGGGCTCGAGCGATATGCTCAAACTTGGTCCGATTCTGGATCAGGATGCCGAGCGCATGCAGGTGGGCAACCCTGCGGATTACACAATGCGGGCGGAAGACCCTCGCATCCTGACGCAAATGGGCCATAGCGCTTATCTGAAAATTGCCGAGGGCTGTAATCGCAGCTGCAGTTTCTGCGCCATCCCCGGCTTCCGCGGCAAGCAACGTTCGCGCCCCATCGCAGATCTGGTTCGAGAGGCGACGGCACTCGTAGATGCCGGCGTTCGCGAGATCTGTCTGATCTCTCAGGATACCATCGCCTATGGGAGGGACCGCGAGGAGCGCCCCAACCTCGCCGGCCTCGCAGAAGCTCTCGCCGACATCCCCGATCTGGAATGGCTTCGACTCCATTACCTCTACCCGGAAAAACTCGACCCCGACCTGCTCTCTCTGATGGACCAACACCCGACGGTGCTTCCTTACGTCGATATGCCCTTCCAGCACGCGAGCAATGATATGCTTCGCTCCATGCGACGGGGCCACGGCGGCCAGCGCTTGCGCGATACCGTCGATCGACTGCGACAGTCGGTCCCCGAACTTGTCCTGCGAACCACATTCCTTGTTGGACATCCGGGTGAAACCGATGCCGATTTCCGCGAGCTCTGCGACTTCCTTGACTACGCATCGCCGGATCATCTCGGCGTGTTCGCCTATTCCCATGAAGAAGGTACTCCCGCCGGCGACCGCGACGACCTTGTGCCAGAGGAGGTCGTCGAAGAACGACAACGCGAGCTGCTGACCCGACAGCGTGAATTCAACGCGGCTCGGCTGCGCCAAAAAGTTGGCTCCGAAATCGAAGTGCTGGTTGACGGTCTCAGCGAAGAAACGGATCTTCTGCTCGAAGGACGCTGGTGGGGCCAGGCACCGGACGTCGACGGCAAAATCACTTTGGCCAACGGCGCAGCCCAACCCGGTGATTTTCGGCGCGCCATCGTGACAGCGGCATCCGAATACGATCTGATCGCGGACCTGCTCGATGAGGACGGGCAAAGGGATACCCCCGCCGATACCTCCGCCGACGACTACGCCTGA
- a CDS encoding PQQ-binding-like beta-propeller repeat protein: MAEVRSSEEQIPEHEWRSYLGDRSRAHFSPLQQINRETVANLEVAWVYDAGGADPAGGTQIQFNPLIVKGVLYGASPTMRFFALDAATGNELWSFDPGAEVEVWTATRGAVYWSEGEEERIFFGVGPYLYALDPLRGKPITSFADQGRLDLREDLGRDVGDDIMGVVLTTPPALFDDLLIVGGRVNEMAGAAPGHVRAFDVRTGEMRWIFHTIPLAGQFGAETWQPNAAETAGGANAWAGMAVDEERGLVFVPTGSAAGDFYGGERPGDNLFANSLVALDARDGTRRWHQQIVHHDLWDRDLPAPPNLVVLQRDGVEIPAVAQVTKTGDTYVFHRDTGETLFPIEERSVPSSTIDGEVASPTQPRPLLPRPFVRQEFTLRDVTDRNEVAAAAVRESLAELRFGPLFEPPSLAGTIQYPGLDGGAEWGGAAWNEQSQLLFINANQVPWIVKMVAVEKGFDPFSDPAGGYTLACAGCHGMDMKGDGAGIPSLLDVTDRLSYLEIYRVMRDGRGRMPGFGGMTEWWELAGLAGYIYFADEYDAPSKWAAAGGDLEYISAGYQRFLDPDFLPASRPPWGTFSAIDMQTGEIRWQVPLGDYPKVLASGDSGLGAENYGGPVATAGGLLFLAATPDSRFRAFDQRTGEVLWQADLPAPGFATPATYAVGGRQFVVIAAGGGKLEQPSGSSYVAFALP, encoded by the coding sequence GTGGCAGAAGTTCGATCCTCCGAGGAGCAGATTCCGGAGCATGAATGGCGGAGCTATCTGGGCGACCGATCACGGGCTCATTTCTCACCGCTCCAGCAGATCAATCGGGAAACTGTCGCTAACCTCGAGGTTGCATGGGTGTACGATGCCGGAGGGGCGGATCCCGCCGGTGGCACGCAGATTCAATTCAATCCTCTGATTGTCAAAGGGGTCCTCTACGGTGCCTCGCCCACGATGCGCTTCTTTGCTCTGGATGCGGCCACCGGCAACGAGTTGTGGAGCTTTGATCCGGGTGCCGAAGTCGAGGTCTGGACCGCCACCCGAGGCGCGGTCTACTGGTCCGAGGGGGAAGAGGAGAGAATCTTTTTCGGGGTAGGACCCTACCTGTATGCCCTGGACCCCTTGCGCGGTAAGCCGATCACCTCCTTTGCTGATCAGGGCCGTCTGGATCTGCGGGAAGACCTGGGCCGAGACGTCGGTGACGATATCATGGGCGTTGTGCTGACCACGCCTCCGGCACTTTTCGACGACCTTCTGATTGTCGGGGGGCGCGTGAATGAAATGGCGGGCGCTGCTCCCGGACATGTGCGTGCGTTCGACGTGCGGACCGGTGAGATGCGATGGATTTTTCATACCATTCCGCTCGCAGGTCAATTCGGAGCCGAGACCTGGCAGCCCAACGCGGCCGAGACCGCGGGTGGTGCGAATGCCTGGGCCGGGATGGCCGTGGATGAGGAGCGTGGTCTGGTTTTCGTTCCCACGGGTTCGGCAGCGGGCGATTTTTATGGGGGTGAGCGTCCCGGGGATAACCTCTTCGCAAACTCCCTGGTGGCACTCGACGCGAGAGACGGCACGCGGCGCTGGCATCAGCAAATTGTGCACCATGATCTCTGGGATCGCGATTTACCGGCGCCGCCGAATCTTGTCGTTTTGCAGCGCGACGGCGTCGAGATTCCTGCAGTCGCGCAGGTCACAAAAACGGGAGATACCTATGTCTTCCACCGCGATACCGGCGAGACGCTGTTTCCGATCGAGGAGAGGTCTGTTCCGTCGAGCACCATTGACGGGGAAGTTGCCTCGCCGACCCAACCGCGGCCCTTGCTGCCCCGGCCATTCGTTCGACAGGAATTTACTCTGCGCGACGTGACCGATCGCAATGAGGTAGCGGCCGCGGCGGTTCGCGAGAGTCTCGCCGAGCTGCGCTTCGGACCGCTTTTCGAGCCGCCGAGTCTGGCGGGCACGATTCAATATCCGGGGCTCGACGGAGGTGCGGAATGGGGCGGCGCGGCTTGGAATGAACAAAGCCAATTACTTTTCATAAACGCTAATCAGGTGCCTTGGATCGTCAAGATGGTGGCCGTGGAGAAGGGGTTCGATCCTTTCTCGGACCCCGCGGGGGGCTACACGCTGGCCTGCGCCGGTTGTCATGGCATGGATATGAAGGGCGATGGGGCCGGGATCCCCTCGCTCCTCGATGTGACCGATCGGTTGTCCTATCTGGAAATCTACCGGGTCATGCGGGACGGGCGGGGGCGAATGCCCGGCTTCGGAGGTATGACCGAATGGTGGGAACTCGCGGGTCTCGCTGGCTATATTTATTTCGCCGATGAATACGACGCGCCCTCAAAATGGGCAGCGGCCGGCGGTGATCTGGAATATATCAGCGCCGGGTATCAGAGATTCCTGGACCCCGACTTCCTGCCGGCATCTCGGCCTCCCTGGGGAACATTTTCGGCGATCGATATGCAGACCGGCGAGATTCGCTGGCAGGTGCCTCTGGGGGACTACCCGAAGGTTCTTGCCAGTGGCGATTCCGGTCTGGGTGCCGAGAACTATGGCGGGCCCGTGGCGACGGCGGGCGGCTTGTTGTTTCTCGCGGCAACCCCCGACAGCCGCTTCCGCGCCTTCGACCAGAGGACCGGCGAGGTTCTTTGGCAGGCTGATCTTCCGGCACCCGGGTTCGCGACACCGGCCACCTACGCGGTTGGAGGTCGACAGTTCGTCGTGATCGCCGCCGGAGGAGGAAAGCTGGAACAGCCTTCGGGAAGTTCCTACGTTGCCTTCGCCTTGCCCTAG
- a CDS encoding SRPBCC domain-containing protein, whose amino-acid sequence MQIFLWGIVLLMGIGGAGVLFLRSYDGEAAVYVVEHRVRFPGTREAAWEILTRADLFHDWNPYVKKMEGILQPGEMLRVTIVQENWKLPVVVRPKIVTATAPSVLHWHGSILVSGFLETDHSFHFAEVGEGEVEFVQREEFRGWLAHRMKDNGSQRYTFEAFERMDLALVERVREQTSQARP is encoded by the coding sequence ATGCAAATATTTCTCTGGGGTATTGTGCTGCTGATGGGAATCGGGGGGGCAGGCGTCCTCTTCCTCCGTTCCTATGATGGCGAAGCTGCTGTCTATGTGGTCGAGCATCGCGTGCGCTTCCCGGGCACCCGGGAGGCTGCCTGGGAAATTTTGACGCGCGCCGATTTATTCCACGACTGGAACCCTTATGTGAAAAAAATGGAGGGCATCCTGCAGCCGGGAGAGATGCTCCGAGTCACCATTGTTCAGGAAAACTGGAAGCTTCCCGTTGTCGTTCGCCCCAAAATCGTAACCGCCACCGCTCCCTCCGTGCTTCATTGGCACGGAAGCATTCTGGTGTCCGGCTTTCTGGAGACGGACCATAGCTTTCACTTCGCAGAGGTCGGCGAAGGCGAAGTCGAATTTGTCCAACGGGAGGAGTTCCGTGGCTGGCTGGCGCACCGAATGAAAGACAACGGATCGCAGCGCTACACGTTTGAGGCATTCGAACGAATGGACCTCGCTCTGGTCGAGCGGGTCCGGGAACAAACCAGTCAAGCCCGCCCCTAG
- a CDS encoding ThuA domain-containing protein produces MMSKRVLRSAGLLGLSLLLFGGCSTLRVFFPSKTYETTAPEVPSTIKKPAVLLYSKTNGFRHDEAIPAANALLTKLAAERGWSVFATENGAIFNPIDLARFTVVVWNNTSGDTLNPAQKKDWQAWLISGGGAIAIHGAGGDSSYDWDWHPENFIRAQFTMHTMGPQFQDATAIVENADHPATRELPATWTHNEEWYSFAESPRDKGVDVLVRVDERTYDPTFSLFWMDTDIAMGDHPVVWSHCEGRGRVFFSALGHQAAAYQSAEMKALLGGALDWAADPALADCESEDT; encoded by the coding sequence ATGATGTCGAAGCGAGTCTTGCGCAGCGCGGGTCTATTGGGGCTATCGCTCCTCTTGTTCGGTGGGTGTTCGACCCTGCGGGTATTTTTTCCGTCAAAGACCTATGAAACGACAGCGCCCGAAGTCCCCTCCACAATAAAGAAGCCTGCAGTGCTGCTCTACTCGAAGACGAATGGCTTTCGACACGACGAGGCGATTCCGGCGGCAAATGCCCTGCTGACGAAACTGGCAGCGGAACGGGGCTGGAGCGTCTTTGCGACCGAAAATGGTGCGATTTTCAATCCGATCGACCTGGCGAGGTTTACGGTGGTGGTGTGGAACAACACCAGCGGCGACACTCTGAATCCGGCGCAAAAAAAGGACTGGCAGGCATGGCTGATCTCAGGCGGCGGGGCGATTGCCATTCATGGGGCCGGGGGAGATTCCTCCTATGATTGGGATTGGCATCCAGAGAACTTTATTCGTGCACAATTTACCATGCATACGATGGGACCGCAGTTTCAGGACGCGACTGCGATTGTCGAGAATGCCGATCATCCCGCGACGCGGGAATTACCTGCCACGTGGACGCATAATGAGGAGTGGTATTCCTTTGCCGAGAGCCCGCGGGACAAGGGTGTCGATGTTCTGGTCAGGGTTGATGAGCGCACCTACGATCCGACCTTCAGTCTCTTCTGGATGGACACGGATATCGCGATGGGCGATCACCCGGTCGTATGGAGCCATTGCGAGGGTCGTGGTCGTGTTTTCTTCTCGGCGCTCGGACACCAGGCCGCGGCGTATCAGTCCGCGGAGATGAAGGCACTTTTGGGGGGCGCACTTGATTGGGCTGCGGACCCCGCACTTGCCGATTGTGAAAGCGAGGACACCTGA
- a CDS encoding phosphotransferase encodes MDLSKLPQTPEEISASWLTEALAETHPGVRAKKIDLVDAHSGTTGRARIQVSWEGEGAPANSLFVKLPPTNEISKQMVLATGMGRREARFYQHVAAHVPVRVPRPLWAVSNEEGSAYLMLLEDLEVAGCVFPGPDDPKVLPLAESLMAALGQLHASYAIGDGAEVAIEGIEPPMRNDWGQILVESALTQFEAEMPEEFSRLGRLYLEKNAAFQNLLETGPSTLIHGDPHIGNLFLEGRTVGFLDWACTAVGVGVRDVAYFLCNSMPADIRRMHEKRLLAIYQESLAAGGCRLDLATIEEDYRRFSAYAWIAAVTTLAAGDRMQSLAIGRAATERANQAIRDLGTFEYFRDRL; translated from the coding sequence ATGGATCTCTCGAAGCTGCCGCAAACCCCCGAGGAGATTTCGGCATCCTGGTTGACCGAAGCTCTGGCGGAAACACATCCGGGTGTCCGGGCAAAAAAGATCGACCTCGTAGATGCGCATAGCGGAACGACAGGACGCGCGCGGATTCAAGTTTCCTGGGAGGGCGAGGGTGCACCTGCAAACTCTTTATTCGTCAAGTTGCCGCCGACCAATGAGATTTCGAAACAAATGGTTCTGGCGACGGGGATGGGTCGCCGCGAGGCACGCTTTTATCAGCATGTCGCGGCCCATGTGCCGGTAAGGGTTCCACGTCCCTTGTGGGCTGTGTCGAATGAAGAGGGTTCCGCCTACCTCATGCTGCTTGAAGATCTGGAGGTTGCCGGCTGTGTCTTTCCCGGACCCGACGACCCCAAGGTGCTTCCGCTTGCCGAATCCTTGATGGCAGCGTTGGGCCAGCTCCACGCATCCTATGCGATTGGGGACGGTGCGGAAGTAGCGATCGAGGGGATCGAGCCCCCGATGCGAAATGATTGGGGACAGATTCTGGTGGAGTCGGCATTGACCCAGTTCGAAGCCGAGATGCCGGAGGAGTTTTCCCGATTGGGCCGGCTGTATCTGGAGAAGAACGCCGCATTTCAGAACCTTCTGGAGACAGGGCCTTCGACGTTGATTCACGGGGACCCCCATATCGGGAACCTCTTTCTCGAAGGCCGGACGGTCGGATTTCTCGACTGGGCTTGCACGGCGGTCGGCGTCGGCGTTCGAGATGTTGCCTACTTCTTGTGTAATTCAATGCCCGCCGACATCCGGCGCATGCACGAGAAAAGGTTGCTCGCGATCTATCAGGAGAGTCTGGCTGCGGGGGGGTGCCGGTTGGACCTGGCGACCATCGAAGAAGACTATCGACGATTTTCTGCCTACGCCTGGATCGCCGCTGTGACGACACTCGCGGCCGGTGATCGGATGCAAAGTCTGGCCATCGGCCGCGCGGCGACCGAGCGCGCCAATCAGGCGATCCGTGATCTGGGAACGTTCGAGTATTTTCGGGATCGTCTCTAG
- a CDS encoding MFS transporter — protein sequence MTSPADDQMSTNGGVWQKGQRALTTGLLLAVIFTAFEALAVATILPTVVDEIGGLSIYGWAFSAFMLANLIGITIGGDAADKHGPARPFGIGGLIFAAGLLAAGFASSMPMLVAARAFQGLGAGALGAVAYVAIGRGYSPEARPRMLAALSSAWVIPGMLGPSIAGWMTDTIGWRWVFFALAPAVLAGALLALPGLRQLGIPTPAKAPKRGERRRLPMALLLVAGATLLLVGLENPGEARRGLAAIAGLMLLAPALRSLLPPGTLTARAGLPAATLVLGGIGFIFFGAEAFVPLGLTKLRGLSPTAAGLPLSLGSVFWTAGAWIQAREAPRRSRRAMIASGLVLIGFGIAGTSLCLSPAVPVAAVYAFWSVTALGMGIAYSTASLSILEGAAPGEEGNASASLQIAMNLGIALGTGVAGAILALGVAASQPLANSLNQINLGMLAATVATLLAVIRIAPHPLAGRSEP from the coding sequence ATGACGAGCCCCGCAGACGATCAGATGTCGACAAACGGTGGCGTTTGGCAAAAGGGGCAACGCGCGCTGACCACCGGGCTGCTTCTGGCGGTGATTTTCACAGCATTCGAGGCATTGGCCGTGGCGACGATTCTGCCGACCGTCGTCGATGAGATCGGCGGCTTGTCCATTTATGGATGGGCTTTCAGCGCGTTTATGCTGGCGAACCTGATCGGGATCACCATCGGAGGCGATGCTGCTGACAAGCACGGCCCCGCCCGCCCCTTCGGGATCGGCGGTCTGATCTTTGCGGCTGGTCTGCTTGCCGCCGGTTTCGCCTCATCCATGCCCATGCTCGTCGCGGCCCGCGCTTTTCAGGGACTTGGGGCTGGTGCGCTCGGAGCCGTCGCCTATGTCGCCATTGGTCGTGGCTACAGCCCCGAGGCCAGGCCCAGAATGCTTGCCGCGCTTTCGTCGGCTTGGGTAATCCCCGGAATGCTGGGCCCCTCAATTGCCGGTTGGATGACCGATACCATTGGTTGGAGGTGGGTATTCTTTGCTCTGGCTCCGGCGGTCCTTGCCGGTGCTCTACTGGCCTTGCCGGGTCTGCGCCAACTGGGCATACCCACCCCCGCGAAAGCGCCGAAAAGAGGAGAGCGCCGCCGCCTTCCCATGGCGCTGCTTCTGGTGGCTGGCGCAACCCTTTTGCTCGTGGGACTCGAAAACCCGGGAGAGGCCCGTCGCGGCCTCGCCGCGATCGCAGGCCTCATGCTTCTTGCGCCCGCCCTGAGATCGCTCCTGCCACCGGGCACCCTCACCGCCCGTGCCGGACTACCCGCAGCAACTCTGGTTCTCGGAGGCATCGGCTTTATCTTTTTCGGAGCGGAGGCTTTTGTTCCCCTGGGATTAACCAAGCTCCGCGGACTTTCACCGACCGCCGCAGGGCTACCCCTGAGTTTGGGCTCTGTTTTCTGGACGGCGGGTGCCTGGATTCAAGCGCGAGAGGCGCCCCGCCGCAGTCGGCGCGCCATGATCGCGAGCGGCCTTGTGCTGATCGGCTTCGGGATTGCCGGCACCTCCCTGTGCCTTTCACCTGCAGTCCCGGTAGCGGCGGTATATGCATTCTGGTCGGTCACGGCACTCGGAATGGGCATCGCGTACTCCACAGCAAGCCTCAGCATTCTCGAGGGAGCCGCGCCCGGGGAAGAAGGAAACGCGTCGGCCTCCCTGCAAATAGCCATGAATCTCGGGATCGCGCTTGGCACAGGCGTCGCCGGAGCCATTCTCGCGCTCGGCGTAGCGGCCAGCCAACCGCTGGCCAACAGCCTGAACCAGATCAATCTGGGGATGCTCGCGGCGACGGTCGCAACCCTTCTGGCCGTGATCCGGATCGCCCCCCATCCGCTCGCCGGCCGCTCCGAGCCCTAG
- a CDS encoding bile acid:sodium symporter family protein: protein MLENLTRLFPIWVLLAGAAALVQPEIFTWFSGPFIVWGLAVIMLGMGLTLRFEDFREVLQMPRPILLGVFCQFLVMPALAWVIGIGLDLPTPFAVGLILVGCAPGGTASNVVTYIARASLPLSVLMTMCSTLAAVILTPVLTSGYVGTMVPVDGFGLFVSTVQVVLLPVTLGVVLNQFAPRLVGWVQPVAPLVAVLAIVMICASIIGQRSAEIIEAAGSLLLAVGLLHLGGFFFGYSLARLFGYPDAIRRTVSIEVGMQNSGLAVVLANQHFANPLTAVPAAISAVTHSVIGSLLAAGWRRTSKD from the coding sequence ATGCTTGAGAATCTGACCAGACTTTTCCCCATATGGGTTCTTCTCGCGGGCGCGGCAGCTTTGGTGCAGCCCGAGATCTTCACGTGGTTTTCGGGACCCTTCATCGTTTGGGGACTTGCCGTGATCATGCTGGGAATGGGTCTGACCTTGCGTTTTGAGGACTTCCGAGAGGTTCTGCAGATGCCGCGTCCGATTCTGCTCGGCGTTTTCTGCCAGTTTCTTGTGATGCCGGCGCTTGCCTGGGTCATCGGCATCGGATTGGACTTGCCGACGCCTTTTGCCGTCGGGCTCATTCTGGTTGGCTGCGCTCCGGGCGGTACCGCTTCAAATGTCGTGACGTATATCGCTCGCGCGAGCCTGCCTCTCTCGGTTTTGATGACCATGTGTTCGACCTTGGCCGCGGTCATTTTGACGCCTGTTTTGACGAGTGGCTACGTGGGTACGATGGTGCCGGTCGATGGGTTCGGTTTGTTTGTCAGTACAGTGCAAGTGGTCTTGCTGCCGGTCACACTCGGGGTTGTCCTCAATCAGTTCGCCCCTCGATTGGTTGGTTGGGTGCAACCAGTGGCACCGCTGGTCGCGGTGCTCGCGATCGTGATGATCTGCGCGAGTATTATCGGACAACGGTCTGCCGAGATTATCGAAGCTGCAGGCAGTTTGCTTCTCGCCGTCGGGTTGCTTCATCTCGGTGGTTTCTTCTTTGGCTATTCGCTTGCTCGATTATTCGGTTACCCCGATGCGATTCGACGCACAGTGTCAATTGAAGTAGGTATGCAGAACTCCGGTCTCGCCGTCGTCCTGGCAAACCAGCATTTTGCAAATCCACTGACGGCTGTACCCGCTGCCATCTCGGCTGTGACGCACTCCGTCATTGGGAGTTTGCTAGCCGCTGGATGGCGACGAACCTCAAAAGACTGA
- a CDS encoding MaoC family dehydratase — MAGKYFEELTPGTTFTHQPSRTVTETDNLLITTLTMNVQPLHLDAEFASTTQFGQILVNSMFTLSLVVGLSVAETTLGTTVGNLGFEKIDFPNPVFIGDTITSQTIVLESRVSKSRPDRGIVLFEHTGTNQRDEIVCRARRNAMMKTQIS, encoded by the coding sequence ATGGCGGGAAAATACTTCGAAGAGCTGACACCGGGCACGACGTTCACTCATCAGCCGAGCCGGACCGTCACCGAGACGGACAATCTCCTGATCACAACCCTGACCATGAACGTGCAACCGCTACACCTCGATGCCGAATTCGCGAGCACAACGCAATTCGGTCAAATTCTGGTCAACAGTATGTTCACCTTATCGCTGGTCGTCGGCCTCTCCGTCGCCGAAACCACGCTCGGGACGACCGTCGGCAATCTGGGGTTCGAGAAAATCGATTTTCCCAATCCTGTCTTTATAGGCGATACGATTACTTCACAGACCATTGTGCTGGAATCGCGGGTCTCCAAGTCGCGACCCGATCGAGGAATTGTCCTTTTCGAGCATACCGGTACGAACCAGCGTGACGAGATCGTCTGCCGGGCCCGACGGAATGCGATGATGAAAACCCAAATCAGCTGA